From the Anguilla anguilla isolate fAngAng1 chromosome 8, fAngAng1.pri, whole genome shotgun sequence genome, one window contains:
- the mturn gene encoding maturin: protein MEFKQLVDTAEKWCSGNPFDLIFAEEIDERRLDFYAEPGISFYVLCPDNMNGGTDNFHVWSESEDCLPFLQLAQDYISSCGKKTLLEILDKVFRSFRPLLGLPDIDDDTFEEYHADVEEEPEADHQQMGVSQQ, encoded by the exons ATGGAATTCAAGCAGCTGGTTGACACAGCCGAGAAATGGTGCTCCGGCAACCCATTTGATCTCATCTTCGCGGAGGAGATAGACGAGAGACGGTTGGATTTCTATGCAGAACCGGGGATCTCGTTCTACGTCCTGTGCCCAGATAACATGAATGGCGGTACAGACAATTTT CACGTGTGGAGCGAGAGTGAGGACTGCCTGCCATTCCTGCAGCTGGCCCAAGACTACATCTCCTCCTGTGGGAAGAAAACTCTGTTGGAGATTCTGGACAAGGTCTTCAGATCCTTCAGGCCT CTCCTCGGTCTTCCTGACATTGATGACGACACCTTCGAGGAGTACCACGCGGACGTGGAGGAGGAGCCTGAGGCCGACCACCAGCAGATGGGCGTCAGCCAACAGTAA